Genomic window (Rhododendron vialii isolate Sample 1 chromosome 4a, ASM3025357v1):
AGAGACTAAGTTAGTGAAATTGGTAAATGAATTACCTTGGATTTAGAGCATGCGCCAAGCAATGAAGCAGTGTATTGTTCTTGTTCCACCTATCCATAAGTATTTTATGAATGACGTTATAAAATTCACTCTCATAATCCAATTGGACATATTCGTGTGTGTAGATGGCAAGCTTCACTTTCTCAATCATAGTATCCCACATGTCATAAATCAAGTGAAGAGTAGGCTTATCCGTGTCACATGCTCTAAGCATGTCATAAATAGGTGCCGTAAAAGATAGAATGTAGTCCACCttatcccaccacctctcattCAACAAAGTCTCCCTCACAAATGAAGCCCCTTCATCTTGCCTATGAGAATTCCATTGAGTGCTAATTACCATCGATTGAAGACCTTGCTTGATGAGCTTAAATCTCCTAAGCATCACAATGGATGAAGCAAAGCGAGTCTCGGCAATCGAAAGCAACTTCAAAGGAACAAAGTCATTGAAAATAGCCAATCTCATCGAGTGATTCATTATGAAATTCTTAATGATCGATGCATCACCAATGGTAATTTTAATCCAACTACACTCATCATACACAAGTGAGTTTTTGTCAACATTTTTTGCGGCACAAATGTTCTTCAAAGCAAGATTGAGAGTGTGCACCACGCAAGGAGTCCAAAAGATGTGAGGGTATtgtgttttaataatttgtCCCGCCGCCTTACAATTTGGAGCATTATCCGTGAGAATTTGAACCACATTCTTAGCCCCTATCTCAATAACAACCTCCTTCATCAATGAAGCAATAAAATGTTTATCTTTTGTTTCCCCCTCACAATTAACAGCCTTAAGAAACATTGGTAAACCTTCGGTGACCGCCATAAAGTTGATTAAAGATCTTCGTTGAGGATCACTCCGACCATCACTTGCAATCATCACTCCCTTCTCCTTCCATGTGCCTTTAATAGGCTCTAACAACTGTTCAATATTCGCCCTTTCTTTTTGAAGCAATGTAGTTCTCAACAAGTTGTACCCCGGAGGTAGATATCCCGATATGCTATTATTCATGGCATACGTATATGAGTTAACATAGTAGGGATTTCTTGCCAAATTGAAAGGCAATCCCGCGGAGAAAAACATTCGAGTAATCTCACTATGTAATTGATCTCGGGCCCCAACATTAAAGATTTAACGACAGGATTATTAACTTGAGTAACTTTCCCCCTCCTCCTTTTTGATCCCAAGCCTTCTTGTGTGTGACTCATGCGCGAAAGAGATGCAACTAGATGGAGGCAATGGAACTTCCTTTGGTAGGGATTCTTGTGATTTCTGTTCCTCCTCTTCAAATAATTTCTTAAATAACAGTATCTTTATTTGTTACCGAAAGACACGGCCCTGTCCCCTGATGTGCAATTTTCAGCATTTGAGCTTTCACCTTTGTGTATGACCCATTTTTTGTTACAGTGCAAAAGTTGCACCTCCATTTGAAAATTCCTCCTTTTCCAAGTACTTTTTCCAATTTAGTTACAATTTCCAGAGTACTCCTCCCCCTGCATCATCCCCGACAGTGGGTGTGCTACCAGCACCCGTTGAGGAAgacatgcctatataaaggataTATTTGAAAAATCTGGGATCAAACAACAATATATGTAGTATACTCATATACTACTAATAATACTAGTACACTGGACTAGTATACTACACAGTATACACTgcaaacacacacatacaaacaGTTTTTCAGAGAGAGACCTGtgtcagtgtgtgtgtgtgtgtgtgtgtgtgagagaccgagatgtgagagagagagagagagagagagagagagagagagagagagagagaatgcgaGACAGAGCTGCTTCTTCGTTGTTCTTGTTCTTCGTCGTCTCTCAGAAGAGGAAGGCTGTTGATCCTTCCAATTTTTAGGGTTATAAGTCGTGGGTAATGTTTATATATTGAGTTAATTACGTTTTAACccaatattttaagaaataatagtttaaccccaaatatttttaaaaattacaatttgatcCCCGCTGTGTCCCCATGGTGTCCAGCGGTGTCCCGCTGTGttcccctcaaaatttaatattaaattatgggacacgccacgtggcgcaTCTTGTACGTATTCCCGTGTCCTGACACTGCGATTcgtcgacctctagaggtgtcggtgcttcataggttgcAGGTGTGACGGAGGAGAGTAGAGCCACCAAGGAAGGAACCATAGCTCACCAACATCATAAATCCCAAAATTAGAACCCTCGCAATTGGCAACTTTGCTAGGGATCTAATCATTTTCTTAACGGCTTTTCTCCTCTGTGATTCTCAGACAAAATGGTGGTGGTTCATGTACTAGAAGGCGGAGGCACGATGAATGGCAATGGCTCGGAGCTCACACTTTGGCTCctgggggctctgctgccccttGGAAAGGGGCATGTTTCCGTGACGTCGACTCCTGTGGGGACCGGCTTCTCGTCTCCGGACAGGGTGCCATCTCAGGAAGTTTACACTTATATACGACAACTGGAGCAGAAAATCGACAATCTCACGACGGCCGTTGAAAGGGATAGGCACATCCGAGACGAACTGACAGAGATCAAGCGGCTCCTCCACATGTCAGCCACCTTTCAGTCCAGTGGTCTGCCAGGGCAGCCCATGACACGGTGACAGAATGGCTCGTTTGAAGGAGCATCAACCAAGACCATCGGTGAAACCGCCTCGCCCCTCCCGAGGAGATAACTCACAACAAGAGGACACACTAGCGTGCAAAGCACTCCTTGTCACCTGAGCTCAGCTCCAAGGAGGAACCAAGGAGACGATCTGCCTACCATaggctatgaagcaccgacactccaaaagggcgccgtACCCACGTATTGGACCCAGGGACACGCCTaaatacgtattggacacgtcacgtggcgtgtccaataatttatattattttttgacaGGGGACACTGCTGGGagtcaaaatgaaatttttttaaaaaattttgggttAATATGAAATGATTCAAGACttttgggttaaactgtaattataCCTTTAAAACTCATATATTACATCAACTGGTTCACTTTCTCAGTactctttcaaatttcaagCCCTAGACGACTGACGAGGAGCTCTCAAACTCgactcctctcctctcctctcttggGTATGTCTCTCTCTCGCTCGTTCCTGTCTCTCGttcttctctgtctctctgtctTTGTCTCTGTGTGTCTCTGACTCTCTGTatatttatgtgtgtgtgtgtgtgtgtgtgtgtgtgtgtgtgtatatatatatatatatatatattagtgtgtatatatatgtataactGACCTgcatactgttttttttttatttgaaccatgtTAATCTCATACATTAATCATATAGGACATGTCTTCCTCAACGGGTGCTAGTAGTGCACCCAACATTGTGGAGGGATTAGTACTTTGGCAATTTGTAACCAAATTGTAGAAATTTGGTGGAAAAGGAGGAAATTTCAAATGGAAGTGCAATTATTGTGGTGTAACAAAAAATGGTTCATATACAAGGGTGAAAGCTCATTTGTTGAAAGTTTCCGGAGAAGGGGCAGCGGCTTGTGAGGTTGTAACAAGTCCAGAAGttgcaaaatttcataaattgaTTGAAGAAGAGAAAGCAAAAGCGGAACAATCCCAACCGAAGAAAGTTCCATTGCCTCCTTCTAGTGCCTCTCTTACGGGCACAAGTTTCAATGAAACACAAGGAGGCTTGGGATCGAAAAAGAGGAGGGCAAACACTAGGGAAAGTGATAATCCTGTCATTAAAGCATTCAATGTTGGGGCTCGGGACCACTTACATAGCGAAATTGCTCGAATGTTTTACTCCGGGGGATTGCCTTTCAACTTGGCAAGAAATCCACACTATGTTAGTTCCTACATGTATGCTACGAATCATAGCATACCAGGATATATACCACCGGGGTACAACTTGTTAAGAACTAGATTGCTTCAAAGGGAAAGGGCGAATATTGAACGGTTGTTGGATCTTATTAAAGGGACATGGAAGGAGAAGGGCTTGACGATTGCAAGTGATTGTTGGAGTGATTCTCAAAGAAGGTCTTTAATTAACTTTATGGCCGTCACCGGAGGTGCACCTATGTTTCTTAAGGCTATTAATTGTGAGGGGGAAATAAAGGATAAACATTTCATTGCTTCATTGATGAAGGAGGTAGTTATTGAGGTTGGGCCTAAGAATGTGGTTCAAATTGTTACAGACAATGCTGCAAATTGTAAGGCAGCAGGACAAATAATTGAAGCCCAATACCCTCGCATCTTTTGGACTCCTTGCGTAGTGCACACTCTAAATCTTGCCTTGAAGAACATTTGTGCCGCGAAAAACATTGAGAATAACTCACTTGTGTATGATGAGTGTAGTTGGATTACTATTGTCGTTGGTGATGCAAGTTGCATCAAGAATTTCATAATGAATCACTCGATGAAATTGGCTATTTTTAATGAGTTTGTTTCTTTGAAGTTGCTTTTGGTTGCCGAGACTCGCTTTGCTTCATCCATTGTAATGCTTAGGAGGTTTACGCTCATCAAGCAAGGTCTTCAATCGATGCTAATTAGTACTCAATGGAATTCTCATAGGGAGGAGCAAAGGGCTTCATTTGTGAGGGAGACTTTGTTGAATGAGAAGTGGTGGGATAAGGTGGACTACATTCTATCATTTACGGCACCTATTTATGACATGCTTAGAGGATGTGACACGGATAAGCCTACTCTTCACTTGATTTACGACATGTGGGATAATATGATTGAGAAAGTGAAGTGTGTCATTTACAAGCACGAAGAAAAGCATTTGGAAGATGAGAGCGAATTTTATGATGTTGTTCATAAAATTCTAGTGGATAGGTGGAACAAGAACAATACACCACTTCATTGCTTGGCACATGCTCTAAATCTAAGGTAATTACAAGTTTACAACATAATTTACCATTTTTGCTAAGTCTTTAGGGCAAACACCTCTTAGTTAATTATTTACTTTATAATGTAGGTATTATAGTGACATATGGCTTGAAGAGGATCCAAAGCGAGTTCCTCCACACAAGGATGAAAAGGTCATGAATGAGAGAAAGAAATGCTTGAAAAGGTAATTAAATGATTCCATGGAGCGTACCAAAGCCAATGTGGAGTATGCCAAGTTCTCAACTAAGGAGGGGTCATTTTCCGATGTTGATTCTATTGAAGATAGATATAATATGGATCCTCATAGTTGGTGGGTAATTCATGGTGCATCCGCCCCGATTCTTCAAACTTTGGCCTTGAAGATTCTCACTcaactttcttcttcttcatgttGTGAGAGAAATTGGAGTACATACTCCTTCATCCATTCATTGAGAAGGAACAAAATGACCCCTCAACGGGCGGAGGACTTGGTGTATATTCATAGTAACCTCCGTCTTTTATCAAGGAGAAGTCCACAATATTGTAATGGGGTAACTAAGATGTGGGATATTGCGGGAGACCAATTTGGCTCACTTGATGATATTGGGATGCTTGAGGTTGCAAACCTCTCACTTGATGAACCCGAAATGGAGGTTGTAATCTTCACGGACGATGGAGATGGTGACCAAGCCAATAGCGATGAAGAAGTGATGGAAGTTGGGTCTAATTGATATTTGGACACGTGGCTGTTTAGTTTATGGAACTATGGATGTTTTCTCTTTTGATTGGGTTGTATTAACTATTAAATCTATGACTATggatgttttgttttgctttaatGGACCGATGTTATGATGTATGCATCTAATCTATTATGTTAAAACTACTAATGGTTAGTATTTATGGCAAAATATGAATGCTAACTGTTAAGTTGTTCATTATTTACATATTGCAATGTAAGcatggagaaaagaaaaaaaaataaaaataaatcatatatatatatatattatatacacgtggcgtgtccctcGTCGTGTccgtattttgatttttttagaattgccgtgtcccgtgtccatgtccgtatccgtgctacTTAGACAACAGGCTCGAAGTGTCTCGACCTCTTCCACCCACTCCATCCGGCAAAGTCTGGGACAAACCGTGTTCACCCGGGAAGACAACAACCTTCTAGAGATCCAAACCAAAGGATACTGTGATCATCTCTAAAACAAAAGGGTGAAGAGCTCGGCGACTGAGCACCTCGTGTCAAAAAGGGTGGCCTTTGAGATGGCTACAAGTCAAATAGTTGACGGGATCGGCGCGGGCATACCCCACAATGATCAGGGAGTGCTGCGACAAACCCAGCGATTACCCGAAGTGGTATAACCTCACCCCAAAGAAGCGCAACGTGATGGATTGCCCAGACGGTCCCGACCATTTGATCCGGCCCTGTCACAACGCACGCTTAGAGTGACTTAGCACCTCTCAATTTACCGAAGACATCGACTTAGTGACCCCCCTGAAGGGATTCTCCCAGCCCATGTTTGTCAAGTATGACGACAAACCAAGGCCTATACCCATCTAGTGCAATACAAGCACATCATGTCTTTTTTCACCAAAACAACGCCTTCCTTTGCAAAGTATGTTGGGTTTTGTCTCACATGTGTGAGATATAGGGGATAAAACCCCTTGTTTTATTCTCCCCTTTTTTGGTTGACTGCAGAAGGCAGTGGTGTGTGTATGCTAGAGACAGAGGCGAGAGGTTGAGCGTGTGAGAGCTCCTCCTTCAGGAGAAGTGGGGCTCATCGAAGATGCCCAGGGAGATTGTCGGAAAGCCATCGGAGTGAGGGGGAGAGAGTGACGAGTGGGGAAGCCGGTTTGTGGCCCTCCCATAGAGGTTTTTCCATACTTGTATATGTGATTTATACATAATGGAATTTTTCCTTGGATATCTCTCGTTTGTGCTTGGATTATTTCGTGCTTGTGTTGAGAGGTGTGGATCAGGGTCGGGGTCTCGacccaacagtggtatcagaaTGCTGGGTTCGGGCTGCGGAGTGCACTGGAAGAAGCAAAGCACGATCGGAAGGAAGCACAGAGCACTTTCTTTACTGGGCTTTCGATTGAGCCGTCTGAAAACTCAATCGGACCAGTAAGGGTTGTGTATCTCCCTTAGACGAGTCTATAGGAGGTGACGGGGTCGAGTTCCGTCACCGGATGAAGACGTACGGGCTGTTCAATTGCAGCGGGTGGAGGCAGCAGTTCGGTCTACTGGAGCTCATCCCAAGAGTGCTCAAACCAAAGTTTTGAGCATGGGGTTGtgttcgtcttgtcgagacgagCACAGATATGTGCAGCACGTTGCCAGAAGAGCTCGGAGGTGGTGGCAATCGCCGGTCAAAGGCGGCGGAATGGTGGCGGAGAGGAGGTTCAAGGGCGGCTCGTCCCAGGAGTTGTCGAGTACAAGATTTGAGCACGGGGTTGTGttcatctcgtcaagacgagAGTCGGACCGTCGCTGGAGGACGCCGGATGAAGCCACACGCGCTAGTCAAAGTTTGGAGTTGACTGCACGTGAGATCTAGTCTCAGGAGTGTGCCACACGCGCTGGGCGTGTGCCACGCGTGTGTTAGCATGTGGTGACACATCAGCAGCCCACGCCACATCAGCGCCACTTGGCGCAATGTGAGCAACCACGTCATCAGAGGGGACCCACTTGTTTGCCACGTTAGCCGATCAACGCTGACGTGGCTGGTCAATGGGTCAACGGTCAATTGCCTGGTCGACATGAATATTTCGAGAATATTCCAGATTGGTTTTTTGCGCTTTTCGGAGCCGTTCGGACTCTGTTGTTCGCATGAGTAGTCGATTTCGACTATTTTTTCATTCCGGATCCAACCCCTCGCTCGGTTTTCAGTTTGGAGGCTCCTAGGCTGGTGCGATTTCTTAGTGGAGCAAGAAAACGCGTTTTGAAGGCGGTTCGGGTTGTGTGGAGGCCTATTGCAGCATGGGGATATGTCCTGAATGGGTTTATGATCAGTCGCAGGAGCTAGTAAGCAAGGATACATTCTTTTGAGCTTTTTACTCCGGGTTTGGGGGTGCAGATGAGCTCGTCTGGCAATGACACAGGCGCTTGCTAAGGCAACGGATTGGAGATCCAATGGAGATCATGGGTTGTAGAGAATGGCCAGGAATGGAACGAGGATGGACCGAGTGGCAGAAGGTGACTCGGGAGAGATGGCTGATAGTGGCATGAGGCTCAGGAAAGTGGCACGGACGATTGACAGTGCAAACTTGCAGAGATCAGAGGTTGATCATGGCAACCGGGTGTTTGTAGAGATGATCAATGGAGATTGGAGGCAGTTTGGTTCAATCAGGTTCAAAGTCCTACATCCGGAGATGCAGTTTTGTGAATCGGGCTGCCGGAGGAGCTGATCGGATGTGATTTTCGGTTTAGCGGATGACGGGCCACCATACGGGCTTGTGGGTGTGCAACGGCAAATGGAGTTGATGCCTGACACGATCAACTAGTATGGTGTGTATCGGCAATGAACGGGTTGAGTAACAGTTGTGGATGCACATAGGATAGGCACGGAGTACGAGGAGTCGTGACCTAAGACATACGGATATGTGTGCCTAGATACGAATCAGGGGGTGTGTGGGATACCGGCCGGGTGATGATTGCTACTGCTTGCGGGGGTGTTCATTGGAGCTCCAGAAAGAGGAACTGAGATGGAGACGCGACGACGCATCGCTGGATTCTCTTCTTTCTGGGATTTTGTGACTGGATCCTCTCAGCGTATGCGGTCGCATGAGGAGGAGAGATGGAGTCACAGATCGTGTCCTCTGACTGGGCACGGGCACCCGGTGAGGGGGTGTGGCATATTGGCGATTTTGCTAGTATGGGCCATGGAGATCTAGCAGGATGAGGGCGTCCCGGATTCGCGAGTTTGTATCTTGGTTTGAGGGCCACGAAGTAGCTCTACGAGGGATGCAGAAGTTGCTAGAGTGGCGGGATTGCAGCCGGATAGAGCTATGGGTTTAGCCTCGGAAGATCTAGTCAAGCAAGGAGACACTCGGTCAGGCGGTACACTCCGGTGTGGGGGTGTTGAGAAGTTTGGCTTGCAAGTGACACAGGCGCTTGCTAGAGAGGCTAAACGGATGCAACAATTTTCTCACATGTgagggggtgattgttgggtTTTGTCTCACATGTGTGAGATGTAGGGGATAAAACCCTTTGTTTTATTCTCCCTGTTTTTTGGTTGACTGCCAAAGGCAGTGGTGTGTGCGCTAGAGACAGAGTGAGAGGCGAGAGGTTGAGCATGTGAGAGCTCGTCCTTCGGGAGGAGCGGGGCTCGTCGAAGATGCCCAGTGATACTGTCGGAAAGTCAccggagtgagggagagagagtgaggagtGGGGAAGCCGGTTTGTGGCTCTCCCGGAGAggttttttcatacttgtatatgCGATTTATACATAGTGGAATTTTTCCTCAGATATCTCTCGTTTGTGCTTGGATTATTTTGTACTTGTGCTGAGAGGTGTGGATCAGGGTCGGGGTCTTGACCCAACAAAGTATTCCCGGCCTCGATTTTAGTTGGCTTAACCAACTTCCCCTAAGTCCGTCTCGTCATTCGACTCCCTTTGTTCCGCATTCATGGCTTTGTTTGTGACGAGCAACAAACACAAGAAGGAAATCGACTCACTCCTCGCACTACGGAAGCGAAACGACGAAATGCTATGCCAGTATGTTGCTCATTATTGGGAGCTCTTTAACAAAATTGAAGGCTGTGATGAAGTCATCTCGGCGAGAGGGTTCAAGCTCAGTTTGAACACCGACGACGAACAGGTGTACGACGATTTGGCCAGTAATAAACCAAAATCCATGCAAGAGCTCATGATGTGTATCGAAGGATGGTGCTAGTTGATTGAGTCCAAAGTTGAGCGCGGGATTGAAAAAACCACCCTTCTGAAGGCTACTGTGGTATCACTGGTCGGTGCTTTAACCGCACATATCCCGACCTCCAAAAAGTaggtcaacaacattaaataggCCCCCAAGAATGGTCCGAAGCCAGAAGACTTCGTTGGCGAGAAAACTGTTTTCAACATTCCAAGGTATAGGATCATTGAACAGATCAAGGATCATATCCCTATTTCGCGTTCCTGAACCAAAAGCTGGGAACGGAAAATGGCAAAATCAAAAACCCCATTGTTCGATGCACCTTCCACAATGAACAAGGCCATTTTCAAAACTGTTTGCAATCCGTTCAAGGCTTACTTAGAGCAACTTGTCCCGACCGGCCACCTCGGTAGTTTGATTGACCAAGAGCAAACCCTGGCACGGGTGCAGCGAGCAGGAGATCAGGTCAAAGAAGAGGTCGAAACTATCCACATTATCCATGGCCAGGTAGATCGAGACACTACCCAATGTCTCTGTTCTGAGCTCGACCAAGC
Coding sequences:
- the LOC131322634 gene encoding uncharacterized protein LOC131322634, coding for MNHSMRLAIFNDFVPLKLLSIAETRFASSIVMLRRFKLIKQGLQSMVISTQWNSHRQDEGASFVRETLLNERWWDKVDYILSFTAPIYDMLRACDTDKPTLHLIYDMWDTMIEKVKLAIYTHEYVQLDYESEFYNVIHKILMDRWNKNNTLLHCLAHALNPRYYSEKWLQQDPKRVPPHKDEEATNERKKCLKRYFDDSIMRTKANMEYVKFSTKDGPFADIDSIEAMWTVDPHSWWIIHGASAPTLQTIALKVLIQPSSSSRCERNWSTCSFIHSLKKDRMTPLSGRGLGVCS
- the LOC131322633 gene encoding uncharacterized protein LOC131322633; amino-acid sequence: MFYSGGLPFNLARNPHYVSSYMYATNHSIPGYIPPGYNLLRTRLLQRERANIERLLDLIKGTWKEKGLTIASDCWSDSQRRSLINFMAVTGGAPMFLKAINCEGEIKDKHFIASLMKEVVIEVGPKNVVQIVTDNAANCKAAGQIIEAQYPRIFWTPCVVHTLNLALKNICAAKNIENNSLVYDECSWITIVVGDASCIKNFIMNHSMKLAIFNEFVSLKLLLVAETRFASSIVMLRRFTLIKQGLQSMLISTQWNSHREEQRASFVRETLLNEKWWDKVDYILSFTAPIYDMLRGCDTDKPTLHLIYDMWDNMIEKVKCVIYKHEEKHLEDESEFYDVVHKILVDRWNKNNTPLHCLAHALNLRYYSDIWLEEDPKRVPPHKDEKVMNERKKCLKR
- the LOC131322635 gene encoding uncharacterized protein LOC131322635, whose protein sequence is MERTKANVEYAKFSTKEGSFSDVDSIEDRYNMDPHSWWVIHGASAPILQTLALKILTQLSSSSCCERNWSTYSFIHSLRRNKMTPQRAEDLVYIHSNLRLLSRRSPQYCNGVTKMWDIAGDQFGSLDDIGMLEVANLSLDEPEMEVVIFTDDGDGDQANSDEEVMEVGSN